The following coding sequences are from one Streptomyces sp. NBC_01294 window:
- a CDS encoding serine/threonine-protein kinase, with the protein MGTEGENARLIAGRYRLDAKLGRGGMGVVWRATDQLLGRSVAVKEVSLDPALSEDEALVQRERTLREARAAAQLKHPHIIVVHDIVEDRELPYIVMELVEGGSLADRLARTGPVDPLEGARIGIALLGALRTAHAAGVLHRDIKPANVLLEAPGGRAVLTDFGIAQVAGATTLTSTGAFVGSPEYTAPERMSAQTPVGPESDLWSLGALLCAAVSGASPFRRDSLGGVLHAVVFDEIRPPAACGPLLPVVRGLLERDPAERLGADQAEQMLRALADTAPQYTPTQRGTTRPTEPQPMPVPVAMQTPAPVPTPAPTPTPTPTPVSATPTATATDRAPGKRRPGASLIAGLLVAAIAGAGVSAAALLMNDDERRGQASTSGAAGARTTPPDGNGSAPTPSSAPPSPSPTPGVPREQPEQTVSPSAPQPVSPSSDDKAAPAGYQVVQDPAGFSLAVPLGFTRKLDGPRIFYMSPGETFRIGIKVADPESGGPLAVHQRAHAKGPASNPGYRDATVVADHHNGHEAALWLFTWNGFSSAEGPRHTRDLCWEEGGRLYDVWVSAPVGRTGEARGYFDTAVRTFARTGG; encoded by the coding sequence ATGGGGACCGAGGGGGAGAACGCCCGTCTCATCGCAGGGCGTTACCGACTGGACGCCAAGCTCGGACGCGGCGGCATGGGCGTCGTGTGGCGCGCCACCGACCAGCTGCTCGGCCGGAGCGTCGCCGTCAAGGAAGTGTCGCTCGACCCCGCGCTGTCCGAGGACGAGGCACTCGTCCAGCGTGAGCGCACGCTCCGCGAGGCGCGGGCGGCCGCGCAGCTCAAGCACCCCCACATCATCGTGGTGCACGACATCGTCGAGGATCGCGAACTCCCTTACATCGTCATGGAGCTGGTCGAAGGCGGCTCGCTCGCCGACCGGCTCGCCCGCACCGGGCCGGTGGACCCCCTCGAGGGGGCCCGCATCGGGATCGCACTGCTCGGCGCGCTGCGCACGGCGCACGCGGCAGGCGTGCTGCACCGGGACATCAAGCCGGCGAACGTCCTGCTGGAGGCACCAGGCGGCCGGGCCGTCCTCACCGACTTCGGGATCGCCCAGGTGGCCGGCGCGACGACACTGACCTCGACCGGGGCCTTCGTGGGGTCCCCCGAGTACACGGCGCCCGAACGGATGTCGGCGCAGACACCGGTGGGCCCCGAGTCCGACCTGTGGTCGCTGGGCGCGCTGCTGTGCGCGGCCGTCAGCGGCGCGTCGCCCTTCCGGCGGGACTCGCTGGGCGGGGTGCTGCACGCGGTGGTCTTCGACGAGATCCGGCCACCCGCCGCGTGCGGGCCGCTGCTGCCCGTGGTGCGGGGGCTGCTGGAACGCGATCCCGCCGAGCGGCTCGGCGCGGATCAGGCGGAGCAGATGCTGCGGGCGCTCGCGGACACGGCGCCGCAGTACACGCCGACGCAGCGCGGCACGACCCGGCCGACCGAGCCGCAGCCGATGCCCGTACCCGTGGCCATGCAGACGCCTGCACCCGTGCCGACCCCGGCGCCGACCCCAACGCCCACGCCCACGCCCGTGTCCGCTACACCCACCGCCACCGCCACCGACCGCGCGCCCGGGAAGCGGCGGCCGGGAGCCTCGCTGATCGCCGGCCTGCTGGTGGCCGCGATCGCCGGGGCGGGCGTGTCCGCCGCCGCGCTGCTGATGAACGACGACGAACGCCGGGGTCAGGCGTCCACGAGCGGAGCGGCCGGCGCCCGGACCACACCGCCGGACGGGAACGGCTCCGCGCCCACACCGTCGTCCGCCCCTCCCTCCCCCTCCCCCACGCCCGGCGTCCCTCGCGAGCAGCCGGAGCAGACGGTGAGCCCGTCGGCGCCGCAGCCGGTCTCCCCCTCGTCCGACGACAAGGCCGCCCCCGCCGGGTACCAGGTCGTCCAGGACCCGGCGGGCTTCTCGCTCGCCGTCCCCCTCGGCTTCACGCGCAAGCTCGACGGTCCGCGGATCTTCTACATGTCGCCCGGTGAGACGTTCCGCATCGGCATCAAGGTGGCGGATCCGGAGTCGGGCGGCCCGCTCGCCGTGCACCAGCGGGCCCACGCCAAGGGCCCGGCGAGCAACCCCGGTTACCGTGACGCCACGGTCGTGGCCGACCACCACAACGGCCATGAGGCCGCCCTCTGGCTGTTCACCTGGAACGGCTTCTCGTCGGCCGAGGGACCCCGGCACACCCGCGACCTGTGCTGGGAGGAGGGCGGCCGGCTGTACGACGTGTGGGTGTCCGCACCGGTGGGGCGGACCGGCGAGGCCCGGGGCTACTTCGACACCGCGGTGCGGACCTTCGCCCGCACCGGCGGCTGA
- a CDS encoding response regulator transcription factor, which yields MTIRILIADDEALLRMAFGTVLEAQPDMTPVGEAADGAEAVRLARELRPDVVLMDVRMPGTDGIEATRQVVEVSPQSRVLILTTFDLDAYAFAGLAAGASGFLLKNTRPEELLTAIRNVAAGDAVLSPRITRRLLEDFRLHAPDGGAAVRDERLDRLSAREREVLVEVGRGLSNAEIAAALYLAEATVKSHLGRILHKLELRDRIQAVVFAHDNRLVRQA from the coding sequence ATGACGATCCGCATCCTGATCGCCGACGACGAGGCGCTGCTCCGGATGGCCTTCGGCACGGTCCTGGAGGCCCAGCCCGACATGACACCGGTCGGCGAGGCCGCGGACGGCGCCGAGGCCGTCCGCCTCGCCCGGGAGCTGCGGCCCGATGTCGTCCTCATGGACGTCCGGATGCCCGGGACGGACGGGATCGAGGCGACCCGACAGGTCGTCGAGGTCTCCCCGCAGAGCAGAGTGCTGATCCTGACCACCTTCGACCTGGACGCGTACGCCTTCGCCGGTCTCGCCGCCGGAGCCTCGGGCTTCCTGCTGAAGAACACCAGGCCGGAGGAGCTGCTCACCGCGATCCGCAACGTCGCGGCGGGCGACGCGGTGCTCTCCCCGCGGATCACCCGGCGCCTGCTGGAGGACTTCCGTCTGCACGCGCCCGACGGCGGCGCCGCCGTCCGCGACGAGCGGCTGGACCGGCTGAGCGCCCGTGAGCGCGAGGTGCTCGTCGAGGTCGGCCGCGGCCTGTCCAACGCCGAGATCGCGGCCGCGCTGTACCTCGCGGAGGCGACCGTGAAGTCCCATCTGGGGCGGATCCTGCACAAGCTCGAACTCCGCGACCGGATCCAGGCCGTGGTCTTCGCCCACGACAACCGCCTGGTCCGCCAGGCCTGA
- a CDS encoding sensor histidine kinase has product MRHRDRVPPLVWDAALPVLLLLNVVTAYPVRELPVAAALTAALALPLLWRRRAPLAVFGAVAAAAFVQWLMDVQLPADIALLVALYTAATHAGRRGTLLAGAVVEGGAVLACLRWAPDGAFLTPFVALSATVVAAAVLGVNVRTSRAYLAAVQERAERLALHQEQQARLAVAEERARITREMHDIVTHNLSVMVALTDAAVYAQHRSPDRATAAMLQISETGRQALTDMRRSLGVLRTGERDAERHPPPGIAQLEALADQMGAAGLPTRLEVRDGHTHVPATAQLTVYRLVQEALTNTLKHTPAGTRATVLVDCSAQAVGVEVTDSGPRPARPAAAPPGHGIPGMRERAAAYGGTLQAGPLPGGGWGVRTRLLLNGGGAASA; this is encoded by the coding sequence GTGCGCCACCGGGACCGGGTACCGCCCCTGGTGTGGGACGCGGCGCTGCCGGTCCTTCTCCTCCTCAACGTCGTGACCGCCTACCCGGTGCGGGAGCTGCCGGTGGCCGCGGCGCTCACCGCCGCCCTGGCGCTCCCCCTGCTGTGGCGGCGCCGGGCCCCGCTCGCGGTGTTCGGCGCCGTGGCGGCCGCGGCCTTCGTCCAGTGGCTGATGGACGTCCAACTGCCCGCGGACATCGCCCTGCTGGTGGCCCTCTACACGGCGGCCACGCACGCAGGCCGGCGCGGCACGCTCCTCGCCGGCGCCGTCGTGGAGGGCGGAGCCGTGCTGGCCTGCCTGCGCTGGGCACCGGACGGCGCGTTCCTGACCCCCTTCGTCGCGCTCTCCGCGACGGTCGTCGCCGCCGCCGTCCTCGGGGTGAACGTGCGGACCAGCCGGGCCTACCTCGCCGCCGTGCAGGAACGGGCCGAACGGCTGGCGCTGCACCAGGAGCAGCAGGCACGGCTGGCCGTCGCCGAGGAGCGGGCCCGGATCACCCGCGAGATGCACGACATCGTCACCCACAACCTGTCCGTCATGGTCGCGCTCACCGACGCCGCCGTCTACGCCCAGCACAGGTCCCCGGACCGGGCCACCGCCGCGATGCTGCAGATCTCCGAGACGGGCCGGCAGGCGCTGACCGACATGCGGCGCTCGCTGGGCGTCCTGCGGACCGGCGAGCGGGACGCGGAGCGCCACCCGCCGCCCGGCATCGCCCAGCTGGAGGCCCTCGCCGACCAGATGGGCGCCGCCGGGCTACCGACCCGCCTGGAGGTCCGCGACGGCCACACCCACGTCCCCGCCACCGCACAACTCACCGTCTACCGTCTGGTGCAGGAAGCCTTGACCAACACCCTCAAGCACACACCCGCCGGCACCCGCGCGACGGTCCTGGTCGACTGCTCGGCCCAGGCCGTCGGCGTGGAAGTCACCGACAGCGGCCCCCGCCCGGCGCGGCCCGCCGCCGCACCGCCCGGCCACGGCATCCCCGGCATGCGCGAGCGCGCGGCCGCCTACGGGGGGACGCTGCAGGCCGGACCGCTTCCGGGCGGCGGCTGGGGCGTCCGTACCCGACTCCTCCTCAACGGCGGCGGGGCGGCCTCCGCATGA